The following coding sequences are from one Halomonas sp. HAL1 window:
- a CDS encoding YihY/virulence factor BrkB family protein: protein MIRNSSLFNAALLLLPQLAHFSWRVLRNFLKNHGVLLAGGVGYNILLSIVPLFAVLVVLLTQVVDQQHLLNVLAIQARHMAPAHAEVLLEAVRSLLDSRDVIGILSFPVLLLFSSFAFRMLEDALAIIFHAPESPHIKRRVWVSVMLPYAFMVVLGAGLMALTLVVTLASSLNTLVFLIFERELPLASFSEPVLNLASFIGVFLLFSAIYKVLPVVRIALRRAVVGGFVAALLWEGVRLLLVYYFANLSFVNAVYGSLATLVIVLISLEVGAIILLLGAQVIAELERNSRLGLAWHLDPSRQPITRVE from the coding sequence ATGATTCGTAATTCCTCTCTGTTTAACGCGGCCTTGCTCCTGCTTCCTCAGTTGGCTCATTTTTCCTGGCGCGTACTTCGTAATTTTCTGAAAAACCACGGCGTTCTGCTGGCAGGCGGGGTGGGCTACAATATTTTGCTCTCCATCGTGCCGTTATTTGCTGTACTGGTGGTGCTGTTAACTCAAGTCGTTGATCAGCAGCATCTTCTCAATGTGCTCGCTATCCAGGCCCGGCATATGGCTCCCGCCCACGCCGAGGTATTGCTTGAGGCCGTGCGCAGCCTGCTCGATTCGCGCGATGTCATCGGCATTCTGAGCTTTCCTGTTCTATTACTGTTCAGCTCCTTTGCCTTTCGCATGCTGGAAGACGCCTTGGCGATCATTTTTCATGCACCGGAGAGCCCGCACATCAAGCGCCGTGTCTGGGTGTCAGTGATGCTGCCTTATGCCTTTATGGTGGTACTGGGGGCAGGCTTGATGGCGCTGACGCTCGTGGTCACCCTGGCCAGTTCACTCAATACGCTGGTCTTTTTAATATTCGAGCGCGAGCTGCCGTTGGCGAGCTTTTCAGAACCCGTGCTGAACCTAGCCAGTTTCATTGGGGTTTTCCTGCTCTTTAGCGCTATTTATAAAGTGCTGCCGGTGGTGCGTATCGCCTTACGCCGTGCGGTAGTGGGTGGTTTTGTGGCAGCGCTACTCTGGGAAGGCGTACGGCTGTTACTGGTCTACTATTTTGCCAATCTATCGTTCGTAAACGCCGTTTACGGCTCGCTGGCAACACTGGTGATCGTGCTAATTAGCTTGGAAGTAGGCGCCATTATTTTACTGCTGGGCGCCCAGGTGATCGCCGAATTGGAACGCAACTCGCGCCTTGGCCTAGCCTGGCATCTCGACCCTAGCCGCCAGCCTATTACGCGGGTTGAATGA
- a CDS encoding GntR family transcriptional regulator: MVTKTSSYGMSQGEQAYERIESLIAHMELKPGETMTMADLQERVSLGRTPVLEAIRKLSDDTLLEVRAGRGVKITPIDLHRERRLLRIRRDIESFVVELAIDNASGLVRSQLNQLARMLRELKSGSDIRPFNELDKRMDQLLLEAADEPFVERTLRPLHTTFRRLGYLYQSHLGSERTVQENIQMHINMLDAIIERDTPNALKATHLLMDFMEEMFVPLERDLAPSYLDINIKPF, from the coding sequence ATGGTCACTAAAACATCGTCTTACGGGATGTCCCAAGGAGAACAGGCTTACGAGAGAATTGAGTCATTAATCGCTCACATGGAGCTCAAGCCCGGTGAGACCATGACAATGGCCGACTTGCAGGAGCGGGTGTCGCTGGGCCGCACCCCAGTGCTTGAAGCGATTCGCAAGCTTTCGGACGACACCCTTTTGGAAGTACGCGCTGGGCGCGGGGTAAAGATTACGCCCATTGACTTGCATCGCGAACGCCGGTTGTTAAGAATTCGGCGCGATATTGAGAGTTTTGTCGTTGAACTGGCCATTGATAACGCCAGTGGTTTGGTAAGAAGTCAGTTGAACCAACTAGCCCGCATGCTTCGAGAATTAAAGTCAGGCAGTGATATTCGCCCCTTCAATGAGCTCGATAAGCGGATGGATCAATTACTGTTGGAGGCTGCCGACGAACCCTTTGTGGAACGGACATTGCGGCCACTTCACACGACGTTTCGGCGGTTGGGGTATCTTTATCAGAGCCACCTGGGGAGTGAGCGCACCGTGCAGGAAAATATCCAGATGCACATCAATATGCTCGATGCGATCATTGAGCGTGACACTCCTAATGCATTAAAAGCGACGCATTTGCTGATGGATTTTATGGAAGAGATGTTCGTGCCGCTTGAGCGGGACCTTGCCCCTTCTTATCTTGATATTAATATTAAGCCCTTTTGA